From a single Calothrix sp. NIES-2098 genomic region:
- a CDS encoding protein-serine/threonine phosphatase, whose product MKLNFAGLSDPGLIRSNNQDAYYIDPEKRFCIVADGMGGHAGGEEASRIATEQIQTYLGENWESAQSSQELLVQALWLANEAILQDQQNNPERADMGTTAVVVIFREPESPWCAHVGDSRLYRLRGSQLEQITEDHTWVARAIKLGDITFEEARVHPFRHVLSRCLGREDLHQIDVQPLEVQVGDRLLLCSDGLTEELVEQKITDCLQDNSELEKAAHSLVEAAKAHGGHDNITVALVAVEQN is encoded by the coding sequence ATGAAACTTAATTTCGCGGGTCTGAGCGATCCGGGACTTATTCGTTCTAATAACCAGGATGCCTACTATATTGACCCAGAGAAGCGATTTTGCATAGTTGCTGATGGTATGGGCGGTCACGCAGGCGGCGAGGAAGCCAGTCGAATTGCTACTGAGCAAATTCAGACCTATTTAGGGGAAAATTGGGAATCTGCTCAGTCTTCTCAGGAATTATTAGTCCAAGCTTTATGGCTGGCCAATGAAGCGATTTTGCAGGATCAACAAAATAATCCCGAACGCGCTGACATGGGTACAACAGCTGTAGTAGTGATTTTTCGCGAACCAGAATCGCCTTGGTGCGCTCACGTTGGCGACTCTAGACTTTACCGCTTGCGGGGATCGCAATTAGAACAGATTACAGAAGACCATACTTGGGTAGCCAGAGCCATTAAACTTGGTGACATCACTTTCGAGGAAGCGCGGGTTCATCCGTTTCGCCATGTTTTATCCCGCTGTTTGGGGCGAGAAGACTTACACCAAATCGATGTGCAACCCTTAGAGGTGCAAGTTGGCGATCGCTTACTATTATGCAGTGACGGTCTCACAGAAGAACTCGTGGAGCAGAAAATTACTGACTGTCTGCAAGACAACTCTGAGCTAGAAAAGGCAGCCCATTCTCTAGTTGAAGCAGCGAAAGCTCATGGCGGACATGATAATATTACAGTCGCGCTCGTTGCAGTAGAGCAGAATTAA
- a CDS encoding cobalamin biosynthesis enzyme codes for MGKVILVTGPARSGKSEWAETLAMRSGKTVVYVATAAEDPADEEWQKRIQQHQKRRPQEWLTLCVPLELAATLAEAKPNTCLLVDSLGTWVANLLDQDAISWENTIAELLENVQLVAADMLFVAEEVGWGVVPAYPSGRQFRDRLGSLVRQLGGICDTVYLVTGGYVLNLSVLGSPLPPTEE; via the coding sequence TTGGGTAAAGTTATCTTAGTCACAGGGCCAGCTAGATCTGGTAAAAGTGAATGGGCAGAAACTCTCGCGATGCGATCGGGGAAAACTGTTGTTTACGTAGCAACAGCTGCTGAAGATCCAGCTGATGAAGAGTGGCAAAAACGCATTCAACAACACCAAAAACGCCGTCCTCAAGAGTGGCTAACTCTTTGTGTACCTCTGGAACTGGCTGCTACTCTAGCCGAGGCCAAGCCAAACACCTGCCTTTTAGTTGATTCTTTGGGAACTTGGGTAGCTAATCTGCTAGACCAAGATGCGATTAGCTGGGAAAACACGATAGCAGAATTGTTAGAAAATGTACAGCTAGTTGCGGCTGATATGTTATTTGTAGCTGAAGAAGTAGGTTGGGGTGTAGTGCCAGCTTATCCTAGTGGCCGCCAGTTTCGCGATCGCTTAGGTTCTTTGGTACGCCAGTTAGGAGGCATCTGCGATACTGTATATTTAGTTACTGGGGGTTATGTTTTGAATCTCAGCGTTCTTGGTTCGCCATTGCCACCGACTGAGGAGTGA
- a CDS encoding NACHT domain family protein has protein sequence MTAILVNQKVWDKLKQAYAEKFGSSPKLLIAELNHVYQDKNQINNTKDVISDKTIRNFFNTTEPMKVQEKNLNFLCGVLLDCESYQEALRQQTTLEDLEQPNTDNNAQWIERYQEYIRAKCGTMKVLTMTQPVQLDSIYANVNVLESVKAKKQKTIEEILAHLSSKNLSFSRLNYRVSTKTLPAVDALKHYQKLLIWGSPGAGKTTFLKHLAMYAANLDKQPIPIFISLKAFADAEDKPSLIDLIHREFLEFISKPSKIIQELLELGRFIILLDGLDEVAEIESNRIYRNINTLVEQYSKNIFVLTCRSGASDYTFEHFTEVELTDFNENQVLLFVKKWFESSPEPHLAEKFLAEIEKNSSIKELTTSPLLLTMLCLVFEDNYDFPRNRYLLTEDAINILLRKWDASRRIERNSANNFNLPYQRKVNLLSQIAYEAFNQEPQKYFWRQRELEKLIENYIENILEIAPETLSNDSQEILKTIEANHGLLIKQAQDLYSFSHLTFQEYFVAHYIVERRNTETLREVIKQHLTNRQWREVFLMISGRLANTDEFLKLIFRQINKLAVENKALQDMLTWLDDVTNLHAVKSSSWRAFYLLVDQVFELYSNLQTKVDYNLAQELAVILRELNKERKRIYPRSLLSDFAFNLVDFHANLVSTKTSEKGYASQKLSPLLKKELPASDNPMTMPQLRSKVSFDKDSNVISITKEEDKNISHHEDYPLVQTGAHSAHSYHQGNDYLENQNNTNEDLADFLVFLKESLPGDRAPESDWLDWANRLRSAMRLYLNIGWNDVKFTLEEIKAIKDYLYANILLLKCIQGDSYSTKELRNQIIDNMLLPSQRIPSELLT, from the coding sequence ATGACAGCAATCTTAGTCAATCAGAAAGTATGGGACAAATTAAAGCAAGCATACGCTGAAAAGTTTGGTAGTTCTCCTAAACTACTAATTGCCGAGCTTAATCATGTTTATCAAGATAAAAATCAAATAAATAATACGAAAGATGTAATTTCTGATAAAACTATTCGCAACTTTTTTAATACTACTGAACCCATGAAGGTACAGGAGAAAAATCTTAACTTTTTATGCGGTGTCTTACTAGATTGCGAAAGTTATCAAGAAGCTTTACGACAACAAACAACCTTAGAAGATTTAGAACAGCCAAATACTGATAACAACGCACAGTGGATTGAGCGCTATCAAGAATATATTAGAGCCAAGTGCGGCACAATGAAAGTGCTGACCATGACTCAGCCCGTGCAACTAGATAGTATTTATGCCAATGTCAATGTTTTAGAAAGTGTTAAAGCTAAGAAGCAAAAAACAATTGAAGAAATTCTTGCTCACTTATCCAGCAAAAATCTCAGTTTTAGCCGCCTTAATTATCGGGTAAGTACCAAAACTCTACCAGCTGTTGATGCACTAAAGCATTATCAAAAGCTGCTAATTTGGGGTAGTCCGGGAGCAGGTAAGACTACATTTCTGAAACACTTGGCGATGTATGCTGCTAATTTAGACAAGCAACCTATCCCAATTTTTATTTCATTAAAAGCATTTGCAGATGCAGAAGACAAACCCAGCCTGATTGATTTAATCCATAGAGAATTTTTAGAATTTATTTCTAAACCATCGAAAATTATCCAGGAATTATTAGAGCTAGGACGGTTCATAATTTTGTTAGATGGATTGGATGAAGTTGCAGAAATAGAAAGCAACAGAATCTATCGAAATATAAATACATTAGTAGAACAGTATTCCAAAAATATCTTCGTATTAACTTGTCGTTCTGGAGCTTCAGATTATACATTTGAACACTTTACTGAGGTAGAACTAACAGATTTTAATGAAAACCAAGTTTTGCTTTTTGTCAAAAAATGGTTTGAATCATCTCCAGAACCACATTTAGCAGAGAAATTTTTGGCTGAAATTGAAAAAAATAGTTCTATCAAAGAACTAACCACAAGTCCGTTGCTACTAACTATGTTGTGTTTAGTATTTGAGGATAATTATGACTTTCCCAGAAATCGCTACTTACTAACCGAGGATGCTATCAATATACTTTTACGCAAGTGGGATGCAAGTAGGCGAATAGAGCGTAATTCAGCGAATAACTTTAACCTACCGTATCAACGCAAAGTTAATTTGCTGAGTCAGATAGCTTATGAAGCGTTTAATCAAGAACCACAAAAGTATTTTTGGCGTCAAAGGGAACTAGAAAAATTAATTGAAAATTATATTGAAAATATTCTAGAAATTGCTCCTGAAACTTTGTCAAATGATAGTCAAGAGATTTTGAAAACAATTGAAGCAAATCATGGATTACTGATTAAACAAGCTCAAGACTTATACTCCTTTTCTCATCTCACATTTCAAGAATATTTCGTTGCTCACTACATCGTGGAAAGACGCAACACTGAAACTTTACGCGAAGTTATCAAGCAGCACTTAACAAATCGTCAGTGGCGAGAAGTATTTCTCATGATATCTGGAAGGCTGGCAAATACTGATGAATTTCTCAAACTGATATTTCGCCAAATTAATAAGCTTGCTGTAGAAAATAAAGCTTTACAAGATATGTTGACGTGGTTAGATGATGTAACTAATTTACATGCGGTTAAATCTAGTTCTTGGAGAGCATTTTATCTATTAGTCGATCAGGTCTTTGAACTCTACAGCAACTTACAAACAAAAGTTGACTATAATTTGGCACAGGAACTTGCTGTCATCCTCAGAGAATTAAATAAAGAGAGAAAACGCATTTATCCTCGTTCGTTACTATCTGATTTCGCTTTTAACTTAGTTGATTTTCATGCTAATTTAGTCTCTACTAAAACTAGTGAAAAGGGATATGCATCTCAAAAGCTGAGTCCGCTGTTGAAAAAAGAACTGCCAGCTAGCGATAATCCCATGACCATGCCTCAACTACGTAGTAAAGTTAGTTTTGATAAAGATAGTAACGTTATTAGTATTACTAAAGAAGAAGATAAAAATATTTCGCACCATGAAGATTATCCTCTGGTGCAAACTGGCGCTCACAGCGCACACAGCTATCATCAGGGAAATGACTATCTTGAAAATCAAAACAATACTAATGAGGATTTGGCAGATTTTTTAGTATTTTTAAAAGAAAGTTTACCAGGCGATCGCGCTCCAGAATCAGATTGGCTCGATTGGGCTAATAGATTGCGATCGGCAATGAGATTATATTTAAATATTGGCTGGAATGACGTCAAATTTACGTTAGAGGAAATCAAGGCGATCAAAGATTATTTATATGCCAATATTTTGCTACTCAAATGCATTCAAGGAGATAGTTACTCTACTAAAGAGTTACGCAACCAAATTATTGACAATATGTTATTGCCAAGTCAACGCATTCCTTCAGAACTTTTAACTTAG
- a CDS encoding phycobilisome degradation protein, with the protein MNGPIELSLEQQFSIRSFATQVQHMSHDQAKDFLVKLYEQMVVREATYQELLKHQWGLDSGSTLA; encoded by the coding sequence ATGAACGGACCAATTGAACTGTCCTTAGAACAACAATTCAGCATTCGCTCATTTGCCACTCAAGTGCAACATATGAGCCACGATCAAGCCAAAGACTTTTTGGTCAAGCTTTACGAGCAAATGGTAGTCCGTGAAGCAACTTATCAAGAGTTACTTAAGCACCAATGGGGTTTAGATTCAGGCTCCACTTTGGCATAG
- a CDS encoding multi-sensor hybrid histidine kinase, which produces MSSNTISPKIHTDALTQRFNEFKSSLCGEFRFALNNILCWTHLLRMGRLDHNTTIQAFEVIERNAKHQSLLLDKLLNWRLSGEVTSQLANIDDINQQFEEFKSPLCIDIRFALNSILCWTYLFRVGRLDHNTIIQAFEVIEHNAKYQNQLIDTLLNWCLTQNDFYPTGNELLNHDGK; this is translated from the coding sequence ATGAGCAGCAATACGATCAGCCCTAAGATACACACAGATGCTCTCACCCAGAGATTTAATGAATTTAAATCTTCTCTGTGTGGTGAGTTTAGGTTCGCTCTCAACAATATCCTGTGTTGGACTCATCTTTTGCGTATGGGTCGGCTTGACCACAACACTACAATTCAAGCTTTTGAAGTTATTGAACGCAATGCTAAACATCAAAGTCTACTGCTTGACAAACTACTAAACTGGCGTCTCAGTGGTGAAGTTACTAGTCAGTTAGCCAATATAGATGACATCAACCAGCAATTTGAAGAATTTAAGTCGCCTTTATGTATTGATATTAGGTTTGCTCTCAACAGCATACTGTGCTGGACTTATCTTTTTCGTGTAGGTCGGCTTGACCACAACACAATAATTCAGGCTTTTGAAGTCATCGAACACAATGCTAAATATCAAAATCAACTTATTGATACACTTCTAAACTGGTGTCTGACTCAAAATGACTTCTATCCTACGGGTAACGAGCTGTTAAATCATGATGGGAAATAG
- a CDS encoding alcohol dehydrogenase, whose protein sequence is MRAMLLEAPHQPLRLADLPVPQPNPEQVLIRIHACAVCRTDLHIVDGELTHPKLPLIPGHQIVGTIEAIGDRVQQFDIGQRVGVPWLGHTCDRCRYCLSGRENLCDYAEFTGYNIDGGYAEYTVADYRFCFPLDPSFPDLQAAPLLCGGLIGYRAYRMTDDAEKIGFYGFGSAAHILIQLARYQKRQVFAFTRGGDIEGQEFARQLGATWAGDSEALPPEPLDAAIIFAPIGKLVPTALRAVVKGGTVVCAGIHMSDIPAFPYEILWEERVLRSVANLTRKDGEEFLALAPKVPIRTEINTFTLTQANEALDALRSGKITGSAVLVVD, encoded by the coding sequence ATGCGTGCAATGCTATTAGAGGCACCGCATCAGCCCTTGCGATTAGCTGACTTACCAGTACCTCAACCCAACCCGGAGCAAGTGCTAATTCGCATTCATGCTTGTGCTGTGTGTCGCACAGATCTGCATATAGTTGATGGAGAATTGACTCATCCCAAGCTACCTTTAATACCCGGACACCAAATTGTCGGTACTATAGAGGCGATTGGCGATCGCGTTCAGCAATTTGATATTGGTCAGAGGGTTGGTGTTCCTTGGTTAGGGCATACGTGCGATCGCTGTCGCTATTGCCTTTCTGGTCGTGAAAACCTCTGCGATTATGCTGAGTTTACAGGTTACAATATTGACGGCGGGTATGCAGAGTATACTGTAGCTGACTATCGCTTTTGCTTTCCCCTAGACCCCAGCTTTCCTGACTTGCAAGCTGCACCTCTATTATGTGGCGGCTTAATTGGCTACCGCGCCTATAGAATGACCGATGATGCTGAAAAAATCGGTTTTTATGGCTTTGGTTCTGCTGCCCACATTTTGATTCAACTGGCTCGCTATCAAAAGCGTCAAGTATTTGCTTTTACCCGCGGTGGCGATATTGAAGGTCAAGAATTTGCCCGTCAATTGGGTGCAACTTGGGCAGGTGACTCAGAAGCATTACCACCAGAACCTTTAGACGCAGCAATTATTTTTGCTCCTATCGGCAAATTGGTTCCGACGGCTTTGCGGGCGGTTGTTAAAGGCGGTACTGTAGTTTGTGCTGGCATCCATATGAGTGATATTCCAGCTTTTCCTTATGAAATTCTTTGGGAAGAACGGGTATTGCGGTCTGTTGCCAATCTTACTCGCAAAGATGGAGAAGAGTTTCTTGCCTTAGCGCCCAAAGTTCCCATTCGCACAGAGATAAATACCTTTACCCTAACCCAGGCGAATGAAGCTTTAGATGCCCTGCGGAGTGGGAAAATTACAGGTTCGGCAGTTTTAGTGGTTGACTAG
- a CDS encoding serine/threonine protein kinase, translating to MSDPNIGRLLSKRYQLQELIGTGAMGRVYRAKDVLLGGVPVAVKFLALSIQNEKMRLQERFEREAKTCALLGQKSIHIVRVMDYGVDEKDTPFYVMEYLQGQSLSNIIRLQNLTLPRFFSMVRQICLGLQCAHDGIPVDGSVYPIIHRDIKPSNMLVIQDPSFGELVKVLDFGIAKLLQSDGNVTNYYLGTLAYSSPEQMEGKELDNRSDIYSLGVMMFEMLTGTLPLVPTTPSFGGWYKVHRYKEPTPLAEAAPALQLPKQVEDLVMSCLAKAPSDRPQNISEILTTLASIEQHYHTRLTVTESKAIADDTGVKPELALQTPADVKISDSPNEITSLYSWPEDKPIADIVFPQIIRTNAGSLPSLWIMLHQEEIQKRLVCKRYNQFLFITIPHPMLLWITAIYNRKHGAKWLPYYLDLKTSFGQEITTLLGQTGYYRLLFFSRETPSSCSHILTSTIAPAQCQKLQEWATSSKVLVSAAEPQMSKGLLKREYEKIKPLILAKLEGINTNSQFDLSG from the coding sequence ATGTCAGATCCCAACATTGGTCGCTTACTCAGCAAACGCTACCAGCTTCAAGAATTAATCGGTACTGGAGCGATGGGCCGAGTTTATCGTGCTAAGGATGTTTTGTTGGGAGGAGTACCTGTAGCCGTTAAGTTTCTTGCGTTGTCGATCCAGAATGAAAAAATGCGATTGCAAGAACGTTTCGAGCGAGAAGCGAAAACTTGTGCCTTACTTGGGCAAAAAAGTATTCATATCGTCCGAGTGATGGACTATGGAGTAGATGAAAAGGATACACCTTTCTATGTCATGGAATATTTGCAAGGGCAGAGTTTGAGCAATATTATTCGCCTGCAAAATCTGACTTTACCGAGATTTTTTAGTATGGTGCGTCAGATTTGTTTGGGGTTACAGTGCGCTCATGATGGCATTCCGGTTGATGGCAGTGTCTATCCAATTATCCATCGCGACATTAAGCCCAGCAATATGTTGGTGATTCAAGATCCCAGCTTTGGAGAATTAGTCAAGGTTCTGGATTTTGGGATTGCTAAGTTACTACAGTCAGATGGGAATGTGACTAACTATTATTTGGGCACTCTAGCTTATTCTTCTCCAGAACAGATGGAGGGTAAGGAATTAGATAATCGCTCAGATATTTATAGTTTGGGCGTGATGATGTTTGAGATGCTCACAGGTACACTGCCATTAGTGCCAACAACGCCCTCGTTTGGAGGATGGTATAAAGTACATCGCTATAAAGAACCAACTCCTTTGGCTGAGGCGGCCCCGGCTTTGCAATTACCAAAGCAAGTGGAAGATTTAGTGATGAGTTGTCTCGCCAAAGCACCAAGCGATCGCCCCCAAAATATCAGTGAAATTCTGACGACTCTGGCATCAATAGAACAGCATTATCACACGCGCCTCACTGTTACAGAAAGCAAGGCGATCGCTGATGATACTGGTGTGAAACCTGAATTAGCGCTGCAAACGCCAGCTGATGTAAAGATTTCCGATTCCCCGAATGAAATTACTTCTCTCTATTCTTGGCCTGAAGATAAACCTATTGCGGATATTGTTTTTCCTCAAATCATCCGTACTAATGCTGGATCTTTACCCTCTCTGTGGATCATGCTTCACCAAGAGGAAATTCAAAAGCGCTTAGTCTGTAAACGCTACAATCAATTTCTATTTATTACTATTCCCCACCCCATGCTGCTGTGGATTACTGCAATTTATAATCGCAAACATGGGGCGAAATGGTTGCCTTATTACCTCGATCTCAAAACCAGTTTCGGCCAAGAAATAACCACTCTCTTAGGACAAACAGGTTACTATCGCCTGTTATTCTTTTCCAGAGAGACTCCAAGTAGCTGTTCTCATATCCTTACTTCTACTATCGCTCCTGCCCAATGCCAAAAATTGCAAGAGTGGGCCACAAGCAGTAAAGTTCTAGTTTCTGCTGCGGAACCCCAAATGAGTAAAGGTTTACTCAAACGCGAGTATGAAAAAATTAAACCCTTGATTTTGGCAAAGCTGGAAGGAATCAACACTAATTCCCAATTTGACCTTTCCGGCTAA
- a CDS encoding oligopeptidase A: MNANATISQNPLLQGAGLPPFTEIKPEQVVPAFKQLLTELDAELATLETNVQPTWSGLVEPLDKLTERLIWSWGIVNHLMGVKNSPELREAYEAVQPEVVQFLTKLGQSQPLYNAFKALRSSDAWNSLESAQQRIVEAAIRDAELSGVGLQGEARERFNAIQMELAELSTKFSNHVLDATKAFSLTLTSKEEIDGLPQSLLSLAAQAARAAGEENATPENGPWRITLDFPSYGPFMQHSTRRDLREQLYKAYISRAASGDLDNNPLIDRILELRQELAGLLGFKNFAELSLASKMAPNVEAVEALLEELRRVSYDAAVKDLEALKAFALSKGAKEALDLKHWDISFWAERQREEKFAFTAEELRPYFPLPQVLNGLFGLVKRLFGVTVTPADGQAPVWHEDVRYFQIADETGAPIAYFYLDPYSRPAEKRGGAWMDVCINRGKTSENGVASIRLPVAYLVCNQTPPIDGKPSLMTFNEVETLFHEFGHGLHHMLTKVDYTGAAGINNVEWDAVELPSQFMENWCYERPTLFGMAKHYETGEPLPEHYYQKLIAARNYMSGSGMLRQLHFSSVDLELHSRYRPGGDETPADVRQRIAKTTTVLPPLPEDAFLCAFGHIFGGGYAAGYYSYKWAEVLSADAFAAFEEAGLENEEAIAATGRRYRDTVLALGGSKHPMEVFKTFRGREPSTTPLLKHNGLAATA; encoded by the coding sequence ATGAATGCAAATGCGACTATTTCTCAGAATCCCTTACTTCAAGGCGCTGGCTTACCTCCCTTTACAGAAATTAAACCAGAGCAAGTAGTACCAGCTTTCAAGCAGCTGCTAACAGAACTTGATGCAGAGCTTGCCACCCTAGAAACTAATGTACAGCCTACTTGGAGTGGTTTAGTAGAACCTTTAGACAAACTCACCGAAAGGTTGATTTGGAGTTGGGGCATAGTGAACCATTTAATGGGTGTTAAAAACAGCCCCGAACTCCGCGAAGCTTATGAAGCAGTACAACCAGAAGTAGTACAGTTTCTCACCAAGCTGGGTCAAAGCCAACCTCTCTACAATGCTTTTAAAGCTTTGCGTAGTAGTGACGCTTGGAACAGCCTAGAATCAGCGCAACAGCGAATTGTCGAAGCTGCGATTCGGGATGCTGAACTTTCTGGTGTAGGCTTGCAAGGAGAAGCACGGGAACGTTTCAACGCCATTCAAATGGAGTTGGCAGAACTTTCTACCAAATTCTCAAATCACGTACTAGATGCTACCAAAGCCTTTAGCTTAACTCTCACCAGCAAAGAAGAAATCGACGGCTTACCCCAAAGCTTACTCAGTCTCGCAGCCCAAGCAGCCCGTGCGGCTGGTGAAGAAAACGCCACACCAGAAAATGGCCCTTGGCGCATCACATTGGATTTCCCCAGTTACGGGCCTTTTATGCAGCACAGTACCCGGCGCGATTTGCGCGAACAGCTTTACAAAGCTTATATTAGTCGGGCGGCTTCTGGCGATTTAGATAATAATCCTCTAATCGATCGCATTTTAGAATTGCGGCAAGAACTAGCAGGTTTGCTGGGCTTTAAAAATTTTGCTGAATTGAGCCTAGCAAGTAAGATGGCTCCGAATGTGGAAGCAGTCGAAGCCCTACTAGAAGAACTGCGTCGTGTGAGTTACGATGCAGCAGTCAAAGATTTAGAAGCCCTCAAAGCCTTTGCTTTATCTAAGGGAGCAAAAGAAGCTCTTGATTTAAAACATTGGGATATTAGTTTTTGGGCTGAACGCCAGCGAGAAGAAAAATTTGCCTTCACTGCTGAAGAACTACGTCCTTACTTCCCCCTTCCTCAAGTACTCAATGGCTTATTTGGGCTGGTAAAACGGCTATTTGGCGTTACTGTCACTCCTGCTGATGGTCAAGCGCCAGTATGGCATGAAGATGTGCGTTATTTCCAAATAGCAGATGAAACAGGTGCGCCCATTGCTTACTTCTACCTAGATCCCTACAGCCGCCCAGCCGAAAAGCGCGGTGGCGCTTGGATGGATGTCTGCATTAATCGTGGTAAAACTAGCGAGAATGGTGTCGCTAGCATCCGCTTACCTGTAGCATATTTAGTTTGTAATCAAACTCCCCCAATTGATGGTAAGCCCAGTTTGATGACATTCAATGAAGTAGAAACCTTATTCCACGAGTTTGGACATGGCTTACACCATATGCTTACCAAGGTGGATTATACGGGGGCAGCAGGTATAAATAACGTCGAATGGGATGCAGTCGAACTCCCCAGCCAATTCATGGAAAACTGGTGCTACGAACGACCCACCTTGTTTGGCATGGCTAAACATTACGAAACAGGCGAACCTCTACCGGAACATTACTATCAAAAGCTGATAGCAGCACGCAATTACATGAGTGGTAGCGGAATGTTACGCCAACTCCACTTTAGCAGTGTGGATTTAGAACTCCACTCTCGCTATCGCCCTGGTGGCGATGAAACCCCAGCCGATGTCCGCCAGCGGATTGCCAAAACTACTACCGTTCTGCCACCGTTACCAGAAGATGCATTCTTATGTGCTTTTGGACATATCTTTGGCGGTGGTTATGCAGCTGGCTACTACAGTTATAAATGGGCTGAAGTTCTGAGTGCGGATGCATTTGCGGCTTTTGAAGAAGCTGGACTAGAAAACGAAGAAGCGATCGCAGCGACAGGTAGACGCTACCGAGATACAGTGCTGGCGCTTGGTGGTAGCAAACATCCGATGGAAGTGTTTAAAACCTTCCGGGGTCGCGAACCTAGTACAACTCCCTTGCTGAAACACAATGGTTTAGCAGCTACAGCTTAA
- a CDS encoding peptidase S1 and S6 chymotrypsin/Hap — protein MQNQPRDGENLTNYNSLTASGTKHHNHAPWKKAAASLSLVLLGSGMTLAGGYLAGHQLKLSQSASNLAVSPVNAAPPLPAATDPNFVTEVVQRVGPAVVRIDSSRTVKAQIPDEFDDPFFRRFFGSQIPQGNQVQRGTGSGFIIGNDGRILTNAHVVDGADTVTVILKDGRSFKGKVLGKDELTDVAVVKIQANNLPTVTLGNSDQLQPGQWAIAIGNPLGLDNTVTTGIISATGRSSNQIGAPDKRVEFIQTDAAINPGNSGGPLLNARGEVIGMNTAIIQGAQGLGFSIPINTAQRISNQLIATGTAQHPYLGIQMVGLTPELKQNINSDPNSGLSVEEDKGVLVVKVVPNSPAAKAGIRAGDVIQKLNGQTVTDASSIQKAVDNSQIGGDVRLELRRNGQNINLAVRPGAFPTQQLQ, from the coding sequence ATGCAAAACCAACCACGCGACGGAGAAAATCTCACAAACTACAATTCATTGACCGCTTCTGGTACAAAACACCATAATCATGCACCCTGGAAAAAGGCAGCTGCCTCTCTATCGCTGGTGCTGCTGGGATCTGGGATGACATTGGCAGGTGGCTATTTAGCGGGACACCAACTAAAGCTATCTCAGAGTGCATCGAATTTGGCAGTTAGTCCAGTAAATGCTGCTCCTCCATTACCAGCAGCTACAGACCCTAACTTTGTAACAGAGGTTGTACAAAGGGTTGGGCCTGCTGTAGTGCGGATTGATTCTTCCCGCACAGTCAAAGCTCAGATACCAGATGAATTTGACGACCCTTTTTTCCGGCGTTTCTTTGGTTCCCAGATACCACAAGGAAACCAAGTACAACGGGGTACGGGTTCCGGCTTTATTATTGGTAACGACGGTCGAATTTTAACTAATGCCCACGTAGTTGACGGTGCTGATACGGTGACAGTCATCCTCAAGGATGGACGCAGCTTTAAAGGTAAGGTATTGGGCAAAGACGAATTAACAGATGTGGCTGTGGTAAAGATTCAGGCGAATAATTTACCAACAGTAACTCTCGGTAACTCAGACCAACTGCAACCAGGACAATGGGCGATCGCGATCGGCAACCCTCTAGGACTAGATAATACAGTAACAACCGGAATTATCAGCGCTACCGGACGCAGTAGCAATCAAATCGGTGCGCCTGATAAGCGAGTTGAATTTATTCAAACTGACGCAGCGATTAACCCTGGTAACTCTGGCGGGCCGCTACTTAATGCCCGTGGTGAAGTGATTGGCATGAATACTGCTATTATCCAGGGTGCGCAAGGATTAGGCTTTTCTATCCCTATCAACACAGCGCAACGTATTTCTAATCAATTAATAGCTACAGGTACGGCGCAGCACCCATATTTGGGTATTCAAATGGTGGGTTTGACACCAGAATTAAAACAAAATATCAACTCCGATCCTAATAGTGGGTTGAGTGTTGAGGAAGATAAAGGCGTTTTAGTTGTGAAAGTCGTGCCGAATTCCCCTGCTGCTAAAGCCGGAATCCGCGCTGGTGACGTTATCCAAAAACTCAACGGTCAAACAGTAACAGACGCTAGCAGTATCCAAAAAGCTGTAGATAATAGCCAAATTGGTGGCGATGTGCGCCTAGAGTTGCGTCGTAATGGCCAGAACATCAACTTAGCTGTGCGACCTGGTGCTTTCCCAACTCAACAACTGCAATAA